CAGCAGATGCAGGTGGATAAATCCTCTGATTCTCAGACATGGCTATATGTAGCACAGGGTCCCCCCCAAAAGTTTAGGTTTAAACTGTACTGTATGAGGGGTAGCAAAACTGAAACATCAAGCATATTGGCTGATCATCTACATTTGGGGTAAAAATAATCTTAAAAATGCAGACCTATATGATAAAAATTAGAAGTTGGCAAGTTGGCCACATCTCCTCAACTTATCTATTCAGATTTGTGCACGACTTCATTCAGCCTGTAAACACTAGCAAGCCTGCCTGGAAATCACGTGGATTTTGGACAGCTCTTGGAAATgattgtgggtgtgtgtggggtgagATTCACACCTGTGTGCCTCCTCCCTGGAGGTCAGCAGCTCTTGCATTTGTTGTAGCTTGTCTTTATGCTGCCGCAACGATGCCCTGAGTATTTCTACCTCTCGCTTCAGGACAGCACACTTGTTCTCCAGCTCCTGCTTCCTCTTCATCTGATGGAGAAACAAAAGTTTtaaatcattgttttttttattgcacaGTAAGACAAATAAATCTGTCTGTGCTTCCACGGTTGCCTTATTGCAAAAGCTGTAATTAATCTAGTTACTTATAAAATTAGTGTTTACTTTAATAGATCATTAAAGTAATTTCTgtagtattttatttaaatgctgTTCCCAAAAAAACTGAAACGATAACTATAAAAGATACGTGACTAAAATTCATAATATTTTAACTCGTTCAGCCTTTTAGCGACCTTCACAAACAAGCTCGCTAAATCACCTCATTACTAAAGCCAGTTTAGGAGGAGCGTTTGATTCCTCACATTTATCCAGTCCTCACTGAATGGGGTGAACAAGGCTAAATGGCTAGAAAGTAGAATGACATTAATGACGTCATTAAAAAGTTTAATGACATTAATccatatttctatttttaaaatgctagctagcagaTCCTTGAATTTTTGGGCTAAAAACTTACCAatgcattttaatattaaataggTTTATGACTATACACTCTAAACATGCTTAAATGGATCTTTAAGCAATGCTCTAAAAAACACTTGTTCTTATAAACAGGCATTTCTGTAAAAGAGCTGTGAAAGGGATCAGTCAACACCTTTACATTGCCTTCTTTAAatctttgaaaggttcttcacacatcacaGATCTTTTCTGAACAGATTCTTTATTTATAGCTACCGAGTGCTGACTGCCTGGCCAGCTTATGCACTCATTGGCCGTTTGCACTCGCTGACATCTTGAATGTACTCAAGGTCGTGTTTAAAAGGCAGTGTTGAAATATTCCTGCTGCTCTGTGTAGAGAATACAAGTGCAGTTGTGTGTTTACAAATGATTAGTCAGTTCCACTCTGTGATCTGGCTCAACATTCAACGTTCATTCTGGACTCCTTGTGTAGAGAGCCCCCTAATGTCTGATTACACCAGAAGGCATAATCAAACAGTACTTTCACTCACTACAAGCTGTGTCTTATTACCTCTTCAGCTTTCTGCCTGGCCCCGAGTGCCTCTTCCTGCAAAACACTCTCCTCTAGACTGCGCAGCGCCCTCTTGTGTTGGTCCGCTTGGCTGCGCAGCTGCTCCAGCTGTTCTGCTGAGTTCTTACACCTTTCCTCCAACTCCTCCACCCGAGCCTGCTGCGCCGTCCGGTCAGAGCGCTCCTTCAGCAGCAACTCCTTCAATCTGTCATATGAATATAGTTTAATTTAGGTAAACAGGTGtgtatgaaataaataaataaataaataaatagaaagaaaaatcagtggcatgcaaaagttttggcaccgcTGATCATAATATCTGTGAATAGTTTAAAGAAAGGCGGAAAAAAATGCAAAcaaaagcaccttgcaaactttCAAGCACTTTCAAGCAAGAGATTCAAGAGATCTAATCTCTAAGATTTAAGCGCTCAAATTTCTGTCAGTGAGGAAATAAGATTTTGATTACAAGttattgtgattaatattttagTACTAATAGTATAACACAAAAATACACCTGCACACTCATTCACATGCACACGCAGTCCTAGCTTATCTGCATGGATCCAATAGCAATTTTCTTACCTTCAGATTTATTACCTTCTTTAAATTGAAGAGTAGTCTTTTAAGGCTAAGAGTATATTTACTGCTGAAAGGCCAAATTCACAGTTGACAGTGGCATTCTGTTCctttttgaattattttttaatttcatCCAGTAAGGTATTTTTACTGCATACAAGCTTCAGATTCTCTGCAGTTACACTCAAccagctctgtgtgtgtcagGAAAAAACTACTTTAAAATATTCAAGGTTTTGCCATGCCATTCACTTTCCCTAAATATCATCAGAAAACTGAACAGACCTCAAAAGTGCAGTAAGTCAGCTTAAGAATTACACAGAACTAGAGGGCTTTTGCAAGGAATGAGTGAAAATCCCCCCAAACAAGTgtgaaagactcttagctgcgGCATGCAGGGTGTCAAAACCTTTTCCTTTTTATGAAAATATGCCATTAAGTATGTAACTTCAAGCTGTATGAAAACCATGTCATCTTTTTAGCACTTCATTTCAGTAACAGAAAAATTGATGCCCAAATGTGACTGTAAAGTGGGCCTCAGGGGAAATGAGCAGGGGACTGCATCATAAAGAAGACCCTGTTAATGAAGCGAATTTCATGGTGGAAAACCAAGGTCAGCCAGTATCCCCTCCACAAATGACGTTTTTGTATCTTGGTTACCAAATCTAGTCTAGTTTAGTAAAGTATATTAAAAgttctattatatattataataataataataataatatattataattattaggaAATTAGGAATAAGaatttgtcattgaaacattaCCAACAGACTCAAGATTTAATCAAACTCAGCACAAATAATATCTTCCATAATATCTAAAATATGCAGTAGGATTTGTTGAGCTCACAAATaatgatcatcatcattctgGTTTTGAGTTACAGAGTTACTACAGTTTACTCTGACCTCTATAAGATTAACGTAATTAGCGAGAACAAGTACCAAAGTCAAGAGTTGAGCTGATGGATGAGTGACTCCAGACATATGTCGGTTAACACGCCTTTAATCTTCAGATTAATTAAGACTCAGAGGGGACAGAGCCACTAGAGGCCTGTCCTGTGCACAGACCCTCTACGTCATTCAGCATCCATATGGATGTTTGCAGTTTGATCTTTCTAAGATCAGTGAACCTCTGAATTTTTCTTAATTATTCAAAAATATACTCAAATTCTAAGAACACAGCTTGAgcttgtagcagtagtagactCAGCAGCTCCGTTTTATGAATGCACCAAAGGAATAGCTTAAATGTAGTagatcagtcaagacatgtttcATGAATAAAGTTTGCTTCGTTAGTTTCGATCTCCTGCAAcaaggctaatgctgctaaaGAGAATTAAAGGTAAGATGCTTAACATGTAACACACCTCGAGCCAATTATTATATACTCACCTTGAATCATGCAACAATACTCTCAAATAAACCTGATTAGGCTTCacagctgctactactgctgcttttAGAGAACATGGATAACGGTGCAGTGTTGTGTAGAGAGCAGTGTTAGAACCTAGATTATGGAATTATGTAAGAaaatggcctaaaggttagataAGTGGGCTTGAAACCTGGCAGGGGTAGAGCTAGGAGGAGTGAAGGAATAGTGCTTTCTCCATGGCTGCCCATTGCTCTGGGTATGTTTGTCCACCCTCCAAATTCAGTTGCACTACAAGCTACATTCAGCTTTATAACTGACATAAATGCATGTGATTGGATCATTTTTGGAAACTAAAAACCATTTTCATATCAAAAAAATTCTCTTTTTGTGCGTTTCCTCACCTGTCAGTTGTATGTAGAGCCATGCTCTGGAGATCTTTCTCCTCAACGGCACGCGTCTGCAGGCCCTTCACTTGCTCTGTGAGCTTCTTCACAGCCTGCTCTGCCTTCCAGCGCCGCTCCCGCTCTTGGTCCCGCTCTTCTACTATCGCCTGCAAAGACACAACAAACATATCTTTTCTCTTCATGCGCCCATTCGCATTCCTCAGCTCGACCACTTTAGCATCTTTAAAGAATGCTGTGAACTTCCAAAGACCCATTTGCATACTCTGTATGTCTCCTCTTCGGTTTGATGTGGCTTTTTGTCAGGAGTGATTCGGCCCACTCCAAGACCCCTCTTCCCTGAGGCTGGCGCGTCTGTACATCCCAGGCTCTGGACAGCTGCCCGCCGCCTGGAGCCAGCGGCAAGCTTTGAGCCCCGCCGCTTTTGTGCATCTGTTTCACTAGAAAGGAAGCGGACACCATTCCAAACAAACCTAATTAATGAGGCAGAATAATGACATTAACAAAGACCAAACAGCACGCAGTGAGACGAAAACGAattctgtgtgtttgtagacTTCTTTGTGAGAAAAGAAACAACTAAAATAGCCTGAAACCAATTTATAGACATTCTAGACCATGAATGTAAACTtatccaaactcaactatgagcAGCCCTGTTTATACATAAAAGCCATTTTGTGGCATTCAACTTTAATGGCACTGCACTTTAATGGTGTTTCTGAAAATAAGGATAAATCCCAACGTTTACAGCGCAACAATAAATCATCATTAAAGTGCAGCAACAGAGCAAGTGTCACCATGTTTGCTCCAATGAAGCCAAATGAACTGCAgttgaactggtgacagggtaaTCATTCACGTCCGAGAGTAATCTCTAATAGGGAGGAGCAAAGGCAATTACCGGACTAGATAAATTACAGGAGCATATCAAAGCCTTTGTCTCTAGGCAAAGACTAGTCCTTTTGTGACTTTGACGGACTGCACTTAACAAATGCAATTCAGTTCAAGTACACTGTAACGGAGAGTCAATGCACCTGTCCGATCGTTTGCTTTTGGCATCTTTCAGCAGCTTCTGTCCCGTGGTCCTTTTGGGACAAGGAATTCTTGAGTGCCGTTGATTCTCCTTTGCATTGTCACACTCGCTCTCTGATGTCTGATCAGTGTCCCTTTTTGCTTTCCGTACTACAGACTGAGAAGCTGTGCTCGCATCCGGGCCTGCTGGAGTctgggattaaaaaaaaaaaaacaaaaaaaaaacaacacacacacaagaagaaaaaaaaaagtgcaaggTTTTAAAGTAGCCAAAATTTAAAATGTTGTGAAAGAAAATTTgctcaaaaatgtaaaaatagtaaatatgtgaGTGTGATTGGGGCAAAAAATGCTTAGACAGTTGTATCATAATGAAATATGCCAGGTTTTCTTTTATAGGGGGCTCTTAAAGTTTAAAATCGATAATCATAATCCTGAAAACACATCACAGTTCACAGTTCTTTAAATAAAAGGCAGTCAATAGTGTCAATTATAGAAAACATGGTAGCACACAGGTTCATGATTTGAGAAACTCGTAGTAATAATAGAACTTTAAATAAGAAGACCTGAGCTCGCCGACTAAACATTCTAAGACCAACCTCCAACATCTGAATGTTGACAGTAGTTTTAGAGAGAATAACTGTCCGTGGCacaccagtaaaacaccacCAAACCAAACAGCAGGTCCTCATTATTAGAAAAACGGGGAATAACAAAAAGTTGAAAGCTTTAATCCATATGCAGACAGGATTAAATTTACATGGGGACCTGGGGTAATTCCCTCTTTCACAAGGGAATTCTCCTTCATCCTCGAAGAACATTACAGGCTGAACCACCTACTGTTCTTCACTGAACTCAGCGATTATCTGACATTTTAAACCCGTTCTGATTTACATCtctgtatatttacagtgtaaaaatggATTAAGGAttttaaaaactcaaaaaacagTTTGCACTGGAGGAGCACCACAAGCTTTTGAAAAAGGTTAGCTTCACCTCATTTAGGATGGCAAAACACCAGTAATCGGACTGCATCTCCACAGGGTAGCACTGAAGTGTACTTTGAAAGGTTTGGCAATAAGCAAGTCCTCTTTTTCCATCATCCAAAGCGATGCCATTATCAAtgtcttaataaaaaacaagacTAAACAGCGGAATTGGTGGGCTTGTAGCTATGGTAACCAGGAAAACGTGAGTTTCTAGTGGATGCGCAGCCGCATGTGGAACATCatcaaacacaaacataaatTCATCATGTCCATTTTAACCAAACATTTCCGGACAAACAGGAACAAACGCAAACCAACtcattgtttgtgtttgttcggTCAGTGTTTTCTGGCTTTAACAGCTCTCAGCTGTTCATTAGAAGAGCTgaacatgaaaaaaaagatGCATTTTCCTGAAAAGTTGGCCACTGCTGCATTAAGATTGCATGTGTAGACATACATGAAACAGTGGCTAAGTGGCGGATGCAGATTCCCTGAAAACATCAGATCTGTCAAGGCATATAATGTGTTCGTGCAACATGTAAACATAATTAAGTACATAGCATAAGTAATGTAAACATATCTTAACTGCTCAAACAAATCAGATATGGGCCTTTACCATGCCGGATGAGGACTATAGGCTCCTGATATACCTTGTGGAAGAGTTGAGACACCTGCTGTTCCAGTTTTTTAAGGCGGAGCTCATTTGTCTGGTTCTCTGAAGTGAAGTTTCGTCTGTGTGGGCTGCGCTGAGGGTGGTCTTGCGTAGTCATTTCATCGGGCGTCCCCAAAGCTTGGCCGCGGTGTCGAAACTGAGTAAGAACCTCATCAATCCGGGGAGTGGGAAGAGGAGCATCTGGCTGGACCTATGTGACAGAGAGCTAATGAGCCTTGACATTGCCATTCCTATGAATGTAGGATTGAACACATCACGCATCACATGActcattttggaatatttcagTAAACTGACTCTAATAAATTTATTAAACACATAAGAAAGGTCCAGGGTGTGTTTAATTTTAATTACTGAAtagaaaaaaagttttaaactGTGGTTTAAAATTGATACTTCAATTTATCAatcaaaataaacaacataCTTTATAGAAAACTAAAGGGTTTAATAATTCAGATTATTTCAGAGTTCTATTACGCTTTCAGATGGTTGAACATGCAGTATTTGTTGCAGCTCTAAACAGCATTATGGAAGACTTCCGTTTTGATTAAAAGGCTAAAATATGCACCAGCTCTGTGCTGACATTAGTGTCTGTTGAAATAAGAAATTCCAGAAAATCCTCCAGGCCAGGCACATCCAGTGGACTCTCATCTCCTGAAGGGGCACGATTCCCCAGTCTGTCTTCTCCATCAAGAGTGGAGACCTGCTGCAAAGACTGCATGACCATCTCCCTGTAGCCTACAGATGAAAGAACATACAGCATATAGAATTAAAAGGACTTTGTCTAGCAGAACCTCACTTCTGACTGGACTTGGAGCATGATTGTGAATTAGGCCAATTATGACTATGGTCTATTAAACCTGTACATCTCTTTAAATGAATGggaacatttaattagcagATGATCGTTTGATAAAagtaattaaaacatttttgttaaaTTACACTGGACATGGTCAGCCAAGGCAGACTAGGAGGAGTCCATTAAACAGGCATGTCTAAAAAGCTGtgattaaatatatttacaagATTAGGTCTATTTACAAGAAAGAAAAGATTCATACTCAGTTTTTAATATTGCTTTGTTACCCTACCATTATTTTTGTGCAATGCAATATTTCTTTTATGTGAATTTTGAAATCTCAAAATTGATGATGGAAATCACAGGATGTTATTACAATTACTGCTCATGGTgtaaacaacaataaataaataaatcagttagttagttagctcaCTAGTAACACTTTTATGGCAATAATAAATGTTATGTTCTTGGCAAAAAAGTGGACAGAATTAATGACAACAGGACAATCAGATTAATATTTTCAAAATTAATTAAAGTCTGGGTCTGAAACAAGAAAACAATGAAATTCAAGAATCATAGGTCCTTGATTCATATAAAGAAAATCAGAAGTAGATGATGGAGGTACAAACGGTCAAAACTGTTTGTATGTGAActcataaaatatataataaatgtaataagaaACAAATCTGAAAACTGTATTAAACTACGATTCCTACAATGAATAGGTGAAGAAACACCAACCACTCAGAAACCTCAGAGGCTTTCTACTTTTAATTTATAACACAGAGTGCCATCACATCACACCAATGGCTTGATTTAGCTGCAAAAACAGAGGTGTGTTTAGGGCTTTGACCACTCTATTGGGTTGGAAGACTTGCAGAGAGACCTGGTGTGACTAAACTGAAAGAATGAAAAATCACTTTAAAATGGCTGCCAACCTGGAAGACTGCAGACTGGATTATCCACACCGTCCATACAAAGAGTAACATCTCTCAGATTGCGCAATCCCACCATGCACTGCAGTAGATGGTTCATGCTGTCCAGATGGTTACTGTGAAGCTGGAGATGTTTCAGTTTGTATTCAGCTCCATGAAGATATAAGAGGCCTGcagacacacaacacaacactgtgGAGATGTACCCATACCTACACTATTgcactaaagtattgggacacctgctaattcattcttttaaaatgaagtttaccctgcatttgttggagtagcttCTCTgcttttctactagattttggagcattgctgtgaggatttaattgcattcagtgacagatCGTTCTCATCTcatccccaaaagtactggatggagccccataattccagagaatacaggttcactgctccatagctctgGGAGGCTTTATAGCCCTGTAGTTTATGCCtagaattaggcatggtgccaacaagttcatgtttatctgcttcagagagtcctattctgttggcaatacttctcggCAGGggcaagacaagctgtgtgtgtgtgtatttgcacatttgtgtcagcaatgggtgcaacttaaagtagttaaatgcattcattggaaggggtgtccacaaacatttggacatagtgtatgaACATATAAATATGCTCCCCAGACAATAAATTAGTAGCATTTCTTCTCAAATGCTTGGTTATGCTTCCCTGTGCCTTAATAAACAGCGTCAATCCTGTCATGTATGACCTTTTGAGAAAGGTCTTGTCCCTTTTCATTCCACCCCTACACTAACTCCAAGCAGAACACCACCCTGACACTCTCACATTCCAGGGGGGCAACAGAAGGGTGCACAGCCACAACCATCAAGATGCAACACTGGGACATTCTGACTGACCACCAAGGCCACCAAGGAGGagtcttgttttcttttcatCACACAGATGACCGAGTACGTGTGCACTGTTGACCTGTGAAGGTGATGGAATCAGGATGAACTGTGGGAGGAAGACAAACCAGTGGAGgcagtgtgatgctctgggcAGTGTACTATCGAGTGTTTGTGGGATGTGCTGGAACAGGgtggccccacctcacaacttgggGCATTTTCACACCCGGTTAAATTGGACTCTGTCCCCGGTCAaacccaactatcaggtgtacACCGCAAGCTGAACGGCTTCCCTAGCAAGGTGTTATCCTGGTATACTGCCCATATATCTACTACAGCTATGAATAAATACTATCCCTGCCATTGCTCCATGTTAAATTGCAtaacatttctattagtccagaATACAGGACCTtattcctgtatttactttcttgctcccaCCCCAGACAGGACTGACCATTAAGCCCCTGATTCGGACCACAGTAAATAACCACAGAGGCGGGTCCAACAGGGACCAACATAATTTTACGCATATCATACAGAGAACTGTACTTCATAAACAGCAACCGGTATATTATGATAACCTACTGTTGAAATGTTAACTTACCAGTCAGGTCATTTATTTGATTGTAAGACAAGTTGAGCCTTGTGACATTTATGAGTCCATTAAGACCTAAACAGGGGGAATCTGGTTTATCAGTCATGGCACAAAAATAACTTTGCATTCATTTGACAGAATTCTGCCcaaaaaagcatataaacacattaaaaaatgaCAGAACAGCTTTGGCTGCACTGTACTATTATTAGCAAGCTTTACCTTCCACCTTGGTGATGTTATTGCAAGACAGGTTCAAGGTGCGCAATGAAGTAAGGCCGCCAAGGCCCTCGATGCGAGAGATGTGATTGGACGAGAGGTCGAGGTGTCTTATGTGCCATGCTGTCGTCAAACCTTCAATCTTTGACAGTCGATTACAGTGGAGATTTACAGATGTGATACTGGAGTTTAGTGGAACCTCtaataaactataaaaaagagaaatattcACAATGAAACATAAACGACAAACACCAGCACAAAGTAATATCAGAATGGAATTCTTTTTGAGAACAGCTGTGCAAGTGCCAGGGGGATGGGCAGCTCCAAGGGGTGAAAGAAAAAGGAAGTCgggggaataaataaataaaaacaaaaacacacacacacacacacaaatatacacacacattatattattttgaaATCATCAGCGTTACAGAGAAATGTAACACTTATTCTGTTGGGCAGCATCAGGAATagaatgcagatattttagggCAGTAGTCCACCATCACCTAAACACTGACCTCGTCCTATTAGTTGCACCTGCAGCCTTGCACCCCTCGTTTGCTGGGTCTCCGATTTCTTTACGTTTTTATATATACTCTGGAGCAACCCCTATGAGCACTTAATATGTCGGCATTAAATCACACTTTCGTAAAGAAAATTAACCTGTGACGTTCCTCacataaaacaaacaattaaCAGAGAATAAAGCTCTAAGCGTGAGTGGAATATATTATCTTTTTCTTTATCAAGATTGAAATGATTTGGTCGGTCATGTTTCTTAAGACAAAGTGTGTCCATATACTTTTCAAAACTTTCAGACACCTTGAGACTCAAACGTTGGGTTACTGTATAGTAGGGCCTTGATAATACTGTGTCAGTCCCAAACCCTACCAGCTCTGGTCCTGGAGAGCTCAGGTCCAGCACAGCTTGATGTTGATTTCCCTGATCAAAACACCCCTATATAttacacacagatgcagattaatatACATGAAGATTACCTTGAAATATCTTTATCTATTAGGCAAAGCTCTCCAACAGCCATGACCTGTAAGGAACCTGTTTGAGAAAATGACAGTGAAGACAACACAGCCAGCCTCAGTGAAGTGCAAAGCAATTGATCATTacagaacaaacagaaacaagctgttactaactaactaatgtGCTTCTGAGAAGTGCTGAGATCTACATTAGacataaaaaatataacaaaaatatattatGCCATAAACCTGACCGTGAAACGAGGTAAACAGACCTGTTGGTTAGCTGCAGTACTTTACAGAGAGCTGTGGGAGAGAGACGCGTCGCCAAGGCACAGAAAGCAGGGCTGTATGTTAGCTCGCTAGCCTAACGATAACAAGTGCTAGCTAACAAGTCTGTGTTTGCTGGCTATGAGACTGTTTTACTTAATTTACCTCAAATTATGTGAAACCTGCATCTAGTTCATGCCTACTTTTCGTACTTAGCTAAGGCGTTGCTTAGGTCTTAGAAAACATGAGGATCAACGATGAGGATGTTTCTtactagccagctagctaaagtgacctaggtagctagctagctaagtctTACCTTAGATTAAGGTTAACCTTCATTTAGTTATACAGTTAAACTGGAAAAGTAACGTTAATAATGAGTGTTATCTACAGCTGTCATCGCTTCGTGAACAGGTTTCCTGTCCAGGACTGAATTAGCCCGCTGGCTAACGGTGGCTAGCTATCGATGTGTGTGAATCTGCAGGTTGGGGAatttagttagctagctagctagagcTAGACAAGCTAACTTCATCTCCCCTAAACCAAAAACTAGCGATTAACTGTAAGACTGTAAAGTCAGATCCAAGTTACTAACTAGCTACCAGTCAGTTTGGGCTTGTGTCGAGGGCTGGatatctagctagctaagaCCTAGACGACCAGCTGActtagctaacgtagctagctACACAGTCGAAAGCCACCGTTAGCTAACTAGATACATTAAGAGCAATGTATTGATTAACGCTATAAATAAAAACTGTATGAATAATAAAGTGGGAAATATTATTGATAGTGTGGATCAGAATATCTGAACCTACTGTGATAAACTCCACCTAGCGCTGACTGTTCACCGAGAGTCACAACACTGCCCTGCTGTGAAGATTGAACAGCGCGCCCCTCGAGGCGGGACGTCCTCCGCTCCTCTATAAAGGGCGGACTCGGGTCCGCGGTGTCTGAGCGgctcctcgttagtatagtggtaAGTATCCCCGCCTGTCACGCgggagaccggggttcgattccccgacggggagagcTACACTTTTCCCTCCCGTTGTCCCGAAGACCACGTTTTCTCTTGGTTGTGTCTTTATATAGTGTAGTTCTGAACTCAGCCTAATTCTCCAAAACGAACGGGAGCCCCCAAAAGCCATCGATTCACGTCGTTTATTTGTTCACACTTTTTCTCATGATGaggttaattattattatttattaattattatttgttttctccAAATCTCAAGTGGTTTGTGTTCTTATGACTACATACTGATTGAGGATTAGTGTCTATAAGGGCTTTGGGATTACAGTTTGAGGATGTCCTGCGGGTTGTCGGGCAGTAGAGGGCGCTCCCAAGCGAGTCCACAACGAAGGGATTAATATGGAGCATTTCAGCAAAATCATAATTTATAAATGTTTGATCATCTtcatacagacagacaaacgCGCTAATTTCCTCAACACAGAACAACCACATATAATCACATTGAGACTTAAACTGTAAAGCTTTTCCACTCCAGTTATATGTCTTTTGTAATGTTGAGCATTGGGGGTATACACAGATTTAAtacatctttatttttattttaataatatacatGTTTAACAAAATATTGTAATTGAGCTTTTAGCCGCTTTTAGCTCCATTCTGTCTTATTCATTGATGACTTAAACGCGGGCTCCCTCCATTAATTGTGGGAAATAGGAAATGGCCAGGCTCTTAATACACTGGCTCTGGTATTACCAATATAATTTTTTTGATGTTTAACAGCATAATTGATTTGGAATCTTGTCTTTTTCAGGAATATAGGGTCATCACGTCTACAAGGATCTTCTGACCATGGTCACGGTAAATATGGCAGTGCTTGGGACAATGTGCTGTCTACAGTACGAAAGGTCTACTAAAACTATTCCATTATTTTAAAAGGTTATGTTGTGAGAACGATCTTGAGAAAACAAATTCACGTGACCTCAACCTCatgaaaataaacagtaatttgaGAATCAGTGGCCTCTACATGTATGTAGGCACTGTTAGCAGCCAGTCCTCGTCTTAGATGTCACTGAAGCACCATTTTGGAGGTATTGTCATGCTGTATGCTGTTTACCTGGGTCGGAGGTCGGAGCTGGGAATAACTTCACACCTGACTTGACCATGTCCCAGTTAAACATCAGGATAACTGTGCACTATTTCTAAACACTCTCTCCAGGATCACTTTTTATGTCCCaagttagcactgttagcaataCCAATTGATAACAAAGCATTTGACACATTAGACACTATTTTGCGCATCCAAACATCTTGGAAACACGTCCACAGATGAAAGTTGAGCAGTACTGAGTGTAAGACTGATTTAAGGAGACACAAATGGACAGAAAGtcttaataaatatataactaaTACATAACTACTGCTTTTTATTACTGTTGCTGTCCGGCACAGCCATCTTGGATTTCGGACCTCGGGGCTGATAAGGCTCTCCTGACTTTGCA
This portion of the Salminus brasiliensis chromosome 9, fSalBra1.hap2, whole genome shotgun sequence genome encodes:
- the lrrcc1 gene encoding leucine-rich repeat and coiled-coil domain-containing protein 1 isoform X3; amino-acid sequence: MAVGELCLIDKDISSLLEVPLNSSITSVNLHCNRLSKIEGLTTAWHIRHLDLSSNHISRIEGLGGLTSLRTLNLSCNNITKVEGLNGLINVTRLNLSYNQINDLTGLLYLHGAEYKLKHLQLHSNHLDSMNHLLQCMVGLRNLRDVTLCMDGVDNPVCSLPGYREMVMQSLQQVSTLDGEDRLGNRAPSGDESPLDVPGLEDFLEFLISTDTNVSTELVQPDAPLPTPRIDEVLTQFRHRGQALGTPDEMTTQDHPQRSPHRRNFTSENQTNELRLKKLEQQVSQLFHKTPAGPDASTASQSVVRKAKRDTDQTSESECDNAKENQRHSRIPCPKRTTGQKLLKDAKSKRSDSETDAQKRRGSKLAAGSRRRAAVQSLGCTDAPASGKRGLGVGRITPDKKPHQTEEETYRAIVEERDQERERRWKAEQAVKKLTEQVKGLQTRAVEEKDLQSMALHTTDRLKELLLKERSDRTAQQARVEELEERCKNSAEQLEQLRSQADQHKRALRSLEESVLQEEALGARQKAEEMKRKQELENKCAVLKREVEILRASLRQHKDKLQQMQELLTSREEAHRKELSTRLVPGGAEFREAVGKEVAAVEERHAQRYTEMEQKLSGAHQQYASLEDEFRMALTIEANRFSELSEVKAALNESQRKEKQSGSLVQELTAMVKEQKARIAELIKAKRDIVTELKTRVRTLEAGAEEERRVSVQLELLKKEKSRLISQLAAQESVIEGLRAERRLWGQELAQQGASLAQDRGRLEARIEVLSTELETQKKQNEKDNDALRIKAKIVDDQTETIRKLKEAVQERDQQLRALREENLEAQRRFQQQQEEEMASVAELRDTVEKLSLRKEELKQQLFDKEAEMKELKEAYSASSRKWQDKADLLTRLEGQVKRMKEGFDTKERALLEERDKASQAHKAAVEKLHCVDDAFRRQLESLQASHQAELLQLANAKQKQMEQANQRVFQVEEEMRQLLEETESNKRAMEEKMRRLTSVLRDF
- the lrrcc1 gene encoding leucine-rich repeat and coiled-coil domain-containing protein 1 isoform X2, giving the protein MAVGELCLIDKDISSLLEVPLNSSITSVNLHCNRLSKIEGLTTAWHIRHLDLSSNHISRIEGLGGLTSLRTLNLSCNNITKVEGLNGLINVTRLNLSYNQINDLTGLLYLHGAEYKLKHLQLHSNHLDSMNHLLQCMVGLRNLRDVTLCMDGVDNPVCSLPGYREMVMQSLQQVSTLDGEDRLGNRAPSGDESPLDVPGLEDFLEFLISTDTNVQPDAPLPTPRIDEVLTQFRHRGQALGTPDEMTTQDHPQRSPHRRNFTSENQTNELRLKKLEQQVSQLFHKTPAGPDASTASQSVVRKAKRDTDQTSESECDNAKENQRHSRIPCPKRTTGQKLLKDAKSKRSDSETDAQKRRGSKLAAGSRRRAAVQSLGCTDAPASGKRGLGVGRITPDKKPHQTEEETYRAIVEERDQERERRWKAEQAVKKLTEQVKGLQTRAVEEKDLQSMALHTTDRLKELLLKERSDRTAQQARVEELEERCKNSAEQLEQLRSQADQHKRALRSLEESVLQEEALGARQKAEEMKRKQELENKCAVLKREVEILRASLRQHKDKLQQMQELLTSREEAHRKELSTRLVPGGAEFREAVGKEVAAVEERHAQRYTEMEQKLSGAHQQYASLEDEFRMALTIEANRFSEVKEGFDHVSTQLSEVKAALNESQRKEKQSGSLVQELTAMVKEQKARIAELIKAKRDIVTELKTRVRTLEAGAEEERRVSVQLELLKKEKSRLISQLAAQESVIEGLRAERRLWGQELAQQGASLAQDRGRLEARIEVLSTELETQKKQNEKDNDALRIKAKIVDDQTETIRKLKEAVQERDQQLRALREENLEAQRRFQQQQEEEMASVAELRDTVEKLSLRKEELKQQLFDKEAEMKELKEAYSASSRKWQDKADLLTRLEGQVKRMKEGFDTKERALLEERDKASQAHKAAVEKLHCVDDAFRRQLESLQASHQAELLQLANAKQKQMEQANQRVFQVEEEMRQLLEETESNKRAMEEKMRRLTSVLRDF